A part of Sugiyamaella lignohabitans strain CBS 10342 chromosome D, complete sequence genomic DNA contains:
- the ULP2 gene encoding Ulp2p (Peptidase that deconjugates Smt3/SUMO-1 peptides from proteins; plays a role in chromosome cohesion at centromeric regions and recovery from checkpoint arrest induced by DNA damage or DNA replication defects; potential Cdc28p substrate; GO_component: GO:0005634 - nucleus [Evidence IDA] [PMID 10713161]; GO_function: GO:0016929 - SUMO-specific protease activity [Evidence IDA,IMP] [PMID 10713161]; GO_function: GO:0008234 - cysteine-type peptidase activity [Evidence IEA,IEA]; GO_function: GO:0008234 - cysteine-type peptidase activity [Evidence ISS] [PMID 10094048]; GO_function: GO:0008234 - cysteine-type peptidase activity [Evidence IDA] [PMID 10713161]; GO_function: GO:0016787 - hydrolase activity [Evidence IEA]; GO_function: GO:0008233 - peptidase activity [Evidence IEA]; GO_process: GO:0030261 - chromosome condensation [Evidence IMP] [PMID 11333221]; GO_process: GO:0007094 - mitotic spindle assembly checkpoint [Evidence IGI,IMP] [PMID 10713162]; GO_process: GO:0006276 - plasmid maintenance [Evidence IMP] [PMID 10713161]; GO_process: GO:0006276 - plasmid maintenance [Evidence IMP] [PMID 11333221]; GO_process: GO:0016926 - protein desumoylation [Evidence IDA,IMP] [PMID 10713161]; GO_process: GO:0006508 - proteolysis [Evidence IEA,IEA]), with translation MLQKNISDAGLPSKKRKESEGSLLMGSNSSRDRLVPKRKGSNHHSDRSMMGVLSAVGGGSSSSASSANGGGHGSKLVSSSFSDRLGSKSTSRDHEQDRRNGVHDTARDKARDGGRNNTRDINNGRDWTRAQVFGILEHQKNDLLPKNRSLLSDVPSKKSLASATSQTLALPTQASLISSSRPRTSMPILGAGLSAKDQKVGIAICQLGPFELDATTLHIRTTRSQQANGNSSQVGYQWIVELSPSGALKYPGLDINALSVIDEKNFEQVKYHVLTDILVQDRIDVLLEFRHPLVLRFKGSDLSIDRYFLQLTKKEGNCAPISFMSELKSRRAHVVQGNKVQIDNALKAMRVDLPGRDLLEGLKYGRGRMVATPTSEGANDLLKPAVSDRKSGSVFDVSGSASKNSKGGSGESRQSMGVLPSSSPSRNPNTSVHGRSETRTPLTISENNPGESVSDDSAGISAKTPVKTSTKSIYSAADTPRSLRQGGSSRSVTPQLAVDGEEHNSSRTATPESTQVVSTPGNSRDGARESTPENTPESSRTPKLLSLAARVAKLSLRGTFCYQFPDKKSVDVTEADYRSLDSNSFLNDTILNLFLRMALFDSMKSDPAIANSTHLFNSFFYDKLGEKKDEYGRPSYEVAMRWTSKVDLFSKKYVILPINEAMHWYVAIIYNLPSLLKKPGDSDSQAVASPSSDVVMGEAVDSPDSSLGSVGGSLNSKAVSASPEPGQSGDDYSTTQVRSLRYRSVRTITPASRTRSRVINIDDDDGPVIFILDSLKTSQFRNNQVSRKVKDYIVAEAKARYNITVNKETIRSKSASVPQQDNYCDCGIYVIHYIEQFLSNPQMFIRLMASATDAAKKELQVAWEADKIKNKRAKLKLKTLNLEAITRGEHVPPKVLELTKESDELASPNAVGSGAGDEDGADSDEDMITDLKDVQPQLTTTTPSSPTRAATVSRASSRPGTPSHTNNSSSPAHKSSLVQDTVTNSKPTKAGSSSASTLIDVSGHDVDILPKSSLNFSKTNGASETKSRSALASLSLEETDPFTSDTGKSHENNDSGSHLDSINNSDEKNNSHDDDDDDDDDILVVSAERIKHPNATRKSNRIASRLI, from the coding sequence ATGCTGCAGAAAAATATCAGCGATGCTGGATTGCCTTCTAAAAAACGAAAAGAGTCTGAAGGAAGTTTACTTATGGGCAGTAATAGCAGCCGTGATAGGCTGGTTCCAAAGAGAAAAGGTAGTAATCATCATTCGGATCGTTCAATGATGGGTGTATTATCGGCTGTAGGAGGTGGTTCTAGTTCAAGTGCTAGTTCTGCAAACGGTGGGGGTCATGGAAGTAAGCTTGTTTCTTCGAGTTTTAGTGATAGACTTGGTTCTAAGAGTACGAGTCGTGATCATGAACAGGACCGGCGGAATGGAGTTCATGACACCGCTCGTGATAAAGCTCGTGATGGTGGTCGTAATAATACCCGTGACATCAACAACGGTCGTGACTGGACACGTGCTCAAGTGTTTGGGATACTCGAACATCAGAAAAATGATTTACTGCCCAAGAACAGGAGTCTTCTCTCTGATGTTCCCAGTAAGAAATCATTAGCGTCCGCAACATCACAAACTTTAGCATTACCGACACAAGCATCATTAATCTCATCATCGCGGCCACGCACATCGATGCCTATACTAGGTGCAGGACTTAGCGCAAAAGACCAGAAAGTTGGAATTGCAATCTGTCAGTTGGGTCCTTTTGAACTGGATGCCACTACTCTTCACATAAGAACCACTAGGAGCCAGCAAGCAAATGGCAATTCCAGTCAAGTGGGTTATCAATGGATTGTGGAACTTTCACCTAGTGGGGCATTAAAATATCCTGGTCTTGATATTAATGCACTATCGGTTATTGATGAGAAGAACTTTGAGCAGGTCAAATACCATGTTTTAACTgatattcttgttcaagATAGAATCGATGTGCTGCTAGAATTTAGGCACCCTCTGGTGTTACGTTTCAAGGGGTCCGATTTGAGCATTGATCGCTATTTTCTGCAATTGACCAAGAAAGAGGGGAATTGTGCACCAATATCATTTATGAGTGAATTAAAGTCCCGTAGAGCGCATGTTGTGCAGGGCAATAAGGTTCAAATTGACAACGCATTAAAAGCTATGAGAGTTGATCTTCCTGGACGTGATTTACTGGAGGGACTGAAATATGGTCGAGGTCGAATGGTTGCGACACCGACAAGTGAAGGGGCTAACGACTTGTTAAAGCCTGCTGTATCAGACCGTAAATCCGGCAGTGTATTCGATGTTTCTGGGTCAGCGTCAAAGAACAGCAAAGGAGGTTCTGGGGAGTCCAGACAGAGCATGGGTGTTTTACCATCGAGCAGTCCAAGCCGGAATCCTAATACTAGTGTACATGGCCGGAGTGAAACTCGCACTCCGCTCACTATTTCAGAAAACAATCCTGGAGAATCAGTTTCTGATGATTCTGCTGGAATCTCTGCTAAGACCCCTGTTAAGACGTCTACCAAATCTATTtattctgctgctgatactcCTAGATCTTTGCGACAGGGAGGCTCCAGTCGATCTGTTACTCCACAGTTGGCTGTCGACGGTGAAGAGCATAATTCTTCTCGTACTGCCACTCCAGAATCTACTCAAGTTGTATCAACCCCTGGAAACAGTCGGGACGGGGCCCGTGAATCTACCCCAGAGAATACGCCTGAATCTTCTCGTACACCCAAACTGCTGTCATTAGCAGCTCGCGTTGCAAAACTTTCATTGCGTGGAACATTTTGTTATCAGTTTCCTGACAAGAAATCAGTCGATGTCACAGAAGCTGATTATAGAAGTCTGGATTCGAATTCGTTCTTGAACGATACAATTCTCAATTTGTTTCTGCGAATGGCACTTTTTGATTCAATGAAGAGCGATCCAGCTATTGCAAACTCGACGCATTTGTTTAATAGTTTTTTCTACGATAAGTTGGGGGAGAAGAAGGATGAATATGGACGACCTTCGTATGAAGTAGCTATGCGATGGACTTCAAAGgttgatttattttctaaGAAGTACGTGATTTTGCCTATAAACGAGGCCATGCACTGGTATGTGGCCATTATCTATAATCTCCCGTCATTGCTGAAGAAACCAGGAGATTCCGATTCACAGGCTGTAGCCAGTCCAAGTAGTGATGTGGTAATGGGAGAAGCAGTTGATAGTCCAGATTCGAGTCTTGGATCTGTTGGTGGCAGTCTCAATAGCAAGGCAGTTTCAGCAAGCCCAGAACCGGGTCAGTCTGGCGACGATTACTCTACAACACAAGTGCGGTCGTTGCGTTATCGATCAGTCCGAACTATAACTCCTGCGAGTCGTACCAGGTCGAGGGTTATCAACAtcgatgacgatgacggGCCAGTTATTTTCATTCTCGACTCCTTGAAAACGAGCCAATTCAGAAATAATCAAGTATCCCGCAAAGTTAAAGACTATATTGTTGCCGAAGCAAAAGCCCGTTACAACATCACAGTAAACAAGGAGACTATTCGGTCAAAGTCAGCATCTGTTCCCCAACAAGATAACTACTGTGACTGTGGAATATACGTCATTCACTATATTGAACAATTTTTGAGCAACCCCCAAATGTTTATACGTCTGATGGCCAGTGCGACCGATGCTGCTAAGAAAGAACTCCAGGTGGCGTGGGAGGCcgacaaaatcaaaaacaaacgtGCCAAGCTCAAGTTGAAAACACTGAATCTGGAGGCTATCACCAGAGGAGAACATGTACCGCCAAAAGTTCTCGAGTTGACCAAAGAATCGGATGAATTAGCTTCTCCTAATGCTGTTGGCTCTGGTGCaggtgatgaagatggaGCTGATTCGGACGAAGATATGATAACGGATTTAAAAGACGTTCAGCCACAGCTGACTACGACCacaccatcatcaccaactCGAGCGGCCACTGTATCTCGTGCGAGTTCTCGACCGGGCACACCAAGTCACACAAACAATTCTTCGTCACCAGCTCATAAATCTTCTCTCGTTCAAGACACTGTGACCAATTCCAAACCCACAAAAGCAGGTTCCTCATCCGCTAGTACTCTAATCGATGTGTCGGGACACGATGTCGACATTCTCCCGAAATCCAGTCTTAACTTTTCCAAAACTAATGGTGCATCTGAGACGAAATCAAGGAGCGCCCTAGCCTCGTTATCTCTAGAAGAAACCGATCCATTCACTTCAGATACTGGTAAAAGTCATGAGAACAACGACAGTGGATCCCATCTagacagcatcaacaacagcgacgagaaaaataacagccacgacgacgacgacgatgacgacgatgatatCCTGGTCGTCAGCGCCGAAAGAATTAAACATCCAAACGCGACCCGTAAATCTAACCGCATCGCATCCCGCCTCATCTAA